One genomic window of Equus caballus isolate H_3958 breed thoroughbred chromosome 6, TB-T2T, whole genome shotgun sequence includes the following:
- the YAF2 gene encoding YY1-associated factor 2 isoform X3, giving the protein MEKATVQNVIKEVVRPSFVMEGGHSENPDTSGDQMMTTPQLRFTSWSDSQFRKPRPVSQLVAQQVTQQFVPPTQSKKEKKEKVEKEKSEKETTSKKNSHKKTRPRLKNVDRSSAQHLEVTVGDLTVIITDFKEKTKSPPASSAASADQHSQSGSSSDNTERGMSRSSSPRGEASSLNGESH; this is encoded by the exons ATGGAGAAAGCAACAGTACAAAATGTAATAAAGGAAGTTGTCAGACCCTCATTTGTCATGGAAGGAGGACATTCAGAAAACCCTGATACCTCAGGAGACCAAATGATGACTACACCTCAATTGCGTTTTACATCTTGGAGTGACTCTCAATTTAG GAAGCCTCGACCTGTCTCCCAGTTGGTGGCACAGCAGGTTACTCAGCAGTTTGTGCCCCCTACAcagtcaaagaaagagaaaaaagagaaagtagaaaaagaaaaaagtgaaaaggaaacaaCTAGCAAAAAGAACAGTCATAAGAAAACCAG GCCAAGATTGAAAAATGTGGATCGGAGTAGTGCTCAGCATTTGGAAGTTACTGTTGGAGATCTGACAGTCATTATTACAGActttaaggagaaaacaaagtcaCCGCCTGCATCTAGTGCTGCCTCTGCAGATCAACACAGTCAGAGTGGCTCTAGCTCTGATAACACAGAGAGGGGAATGTCCAGGTCATCTTCACCCAGAGGAGAAGCCTCATCATTGAATGGAGAATCccattaa